CCGTGAACCCGAATCAGGTACTCCTTTCTCTGAAGAAAATCATTGATAATAAAAGGCTTGTGGCCGAAAAGACCACCATCGGTTACCAGCAGGATTTCCGTTCCCTCTTCATGGCCCTGAACTCAGGTCCGGACTTCAATGAATGGATGGATATTTATAAGAAGCTGGTTTACTGGGAAATGGAAATGGCTAAAACCAACAATCCAGAGATGATGGAGGTATTAAACACCCAAAAGGCGGAGGCCAATACGGAGTTTGCCAAATTCATCTCCCGCAACTATTCCAGCTGGGTAGCTCCGAAAGCGAAGGACGCGCCTGTGATGTCGCACTCCGTATTTAAAGAAAAGGTAGTGCCTCAGCTGGACAATGATGTGCCTAACTTCTTCATTATCATAGATAACCTGCGTCTGGACCAGTGGAAGGCGATCCTGCCTATCTTCCTGGAGTCCTTCAGACTGGTCACCGAAGATACTTTTTACAGTATACTCCCTACTTCTACTCAATATAGCCGCAATGCGATCTTTGCCGGTCTGTTGCCAATAGATATAGAAAGCCGTTTTCCACAACAATGGAAAAACGACGATGAAGATGGAGGGAAGAATCTGTACGAAGAAGAATTCTTCGCTGATCAGCTCAAACGTCTGAAATTGGATACCCGTTTCTCTTACACTAAGGTGACCACTCATAATGATGGTCAGCACCTGGTGAACAACATACATAACCTGCTAGCCTATCCGCTGAACGTAATAGTATACAACTTTGTGGATATGCTCAGCCATGCCCGTACAGAAATGGAAGTGCTGAAAGAACTGGCAGGGGATGAAACTTCTTACCGTTCTATCACCGCCAGCTGGTTTGAACATTCACCTTTGCACCAGGCACTGCGCAAAGTGGCAGACAGAAAGATCAACC
This Chitinophaga sancti DNA region includes the following protein-coding sequences:
- a CDS encoding response regulator; this translates as MSQINILWVDDEIESLKSQIMFLENKGYKVSALTNGYDALEFLKEQLVDVVLLDESMPGITGLETLAKIKEIDQQIPVVMITKNEAENVMDEAIGSQITDYLIKPVNPNQVLLSLKKIIDNKRLVAEKTTIGYQQDFRSLFMALNSGPDFNEWMDIYKKLVYWEMEMAKTNNPEMMEVLNTQKAEANTEFAKFISRNYSSWVAPKAKDAPVMSHSVFKEKVVPQLDNDVPNFFIIIDNLRLDQWKAILPIFLESFRLVTEDTFYSILPTSTQYSRNAIFAGLLPIDIESRFPQQWKNDDEDGGKNLYEEEFFADQLKRLKLDTRFSYTKVTTHNDGQHLVNNIHNLLAYPLNVIVYNFVDMLSHARTEMEVLKELAGDETSYRSITASWFEHSPLHQALRKVADRKINLIIATDHGNVRVKTPVKVIGDKQTTTNLRYKHGRNLNYDAKEVLAFRDPREAGLPKPNVNSSYIFAKEDGYLCYPNNYNYFVNFYRNTFQHGGISLEEVIVPVARLVSK